In the Thermodesulfobacteriota bacterium genome, ACCCTCATCGAGCTCATGATCGTCATCGCGATCCTGGGCGTCCTGGCCGCGGTGGCCATCCCCTTCTACAACCAGTACATCGAGAACTCGAAGATGCGCATCGCCCGGTCGAACTACGAGACCGCCGTGCGCACGGTGAAGACCGAGTTCGCCAACGTGACCGCGGGCAACCTCGGCGCCACTG is a window encoding:
- a CDS encoding prepilin-type N-terminal cleavage/methylation domain-containing protein, coding for MIRQIHSKMKDRKGFTLIELMIVIAILGVLAAVAIPFYNQYIENSKMRIARSNYETAVRTVKTEFANVTAGNLGAT